One window of Candidatus Tanganyikabacteria bacterium genomic DNA carries:
- a CDS encoding GAF domain-containing protein encodes MEAVGTHHAPQPGPAGLRRLLLGITLLLALPVILTAVALGWGQVGKPFEGFLMQRAGYLAPYQRAEWAGIRAGLQPEDVVIAVDGRKVVRAEDVHRHVAGLGAGKTASYQVVRAGKTHRFDVPVDVYRWTDLTRDFVGLAIVGLCYLVVGGVAAWLRPAVPAARGVWFMGLSLGIFCISYFDANSTYAIALFCVTAISAIGAAFMYLAMIFPQEIGIVRRFPKVAWLPFAAGAGFAAANWIGYTSPGLAAIPAEQFHQNYAMIRYATVWLFFGLLAYLLLLPIHYFKAGRGTLQRQQAAICIAGAFLAFAPVGLLFGVPFVLERPPVLTLDLAILSIIMFPASIAYAIVRHRLFDIEFVIRRSALYSALTLILGTVYVAISTALQHGIVVGAGMRGTEAGLFATAIVVALFVPLRDRLRESIDRRFFRQAYDSQRIIEEVSTSLISLLELEPITTRVLKAAQEALHASGATLYLRQPRGDAFRPAAWAGGPRPADLAASHPIAIELDRGELLSRLILPVHKRHRVSDKLEAIQAEVAVPLAEQGRTIGFLALGPNLSEKPYNDTDLGLLITLANQAAVAVSNALRLEQLERARDSLARSEKLAALGKLAAGVAHELNTPLGVIRGQLQLIGKNFPTEDFQRIDRQLDKMERIVRDLLDFGRPAPPRFEAVDARQVVDRVISLLRVGDSRLKRMYIRNDIESSCPRLRADPSRLEQIFMNLIVNAAHATSETDDPEVTISAEERDDMVVITVEDNGCGIAPEDIRRIFDPFFTTRGVGEGTGLGLSVTFGLVEEHGGWIEAQSRRGEGTRMQVALPVAGLAATARAGD; translated from the coding sequence GCCTCCTCCTGGGGATCACCCTCCTCCTCGCGCTTCCCGTCATCCTGACCGCGGTGGCCCTTGGCTGGGGCCAGGTCGGCAAGCCCTTCGAGGGCTTCCTGATGCAGCGGGCGGGTTATCTCGCGCCTTACCAGCGCGCCGAATGGGCCGGAATTCGCGCCGGCCTGCAACCCGAAGACGTCGTGATCGCCGTGGACGGGCGGAAGGTCGTCCGGGCGGAGGACGTGCACCGCCACGTCGCGGGCCTGGGGGCCGGCAAGACCGCCAGCTACCAGGTGGTGCGCGCCGGGAAGACCCACCGCTTCGACGTCCCGGTGGATGTGTACCGGTGGACCGATTTGACCCGGGACTTCGTGGGCCTGGCGATCGTGGGGCTATGCTACCTGGTGGTCGGCGGGGTGGCCGCCTGGCTGCGGCCCGCGGTGCCGGCCGCGCGCGGCGTCTGGTTCATGGGCCTCTCGCTCGGGATCTTCTGCATCAGTTACTTCGACGCCAACTCGACCTATGCGATAGCTCTCTTCTGCGTCACCGCGATCTCGGCCATCGGCGCGGCCTTCATGTACCTGGCGATGATCTTCCCGCAGGAGATCGGCATCGTCAGGCGATTCCCGAAGGTCGCCTGGCTGCCCTTCGCGGCCGGGGCGGGCTTCGCCGCGGCAAACTGGATCGGCTACACGTCGCCCGGGCTGGCGGCGATTCCGGCCGAGCAGTTCCACCAGAACTACGCCATGATCCGGTATGCCACGGTCTGGCTGTTCTTCGGCCTCCTCGCCTACCTCCTCCTGCTGCCGATCCACTACTTCAAGGCCGGCCGCGGAACCTTGCAGAGGCAGCAGGCGGCCATCTGCATCGCGGGCGCCTTCCTCGCCTTCGCTCCGGTCGGCCTGCTCTTCGGCGTTCCCTTCGTGCTGGAGCGGCCGCCGGTCCTGACGCTCGACCTGGCCATCCTCAGCATCATCATGTTCCCGGCGTCGATCGCCTACGCCATCGTCCGCCACCGCCTGTTCGACATCGAGTTCGTCATCCGGCGGAGCGCCCTCTACTCCGCGCTCACCCTGATCCTGGGCACGGTCTACGTGGCGATCTCCACCGCCCTGCAGCACGGCATCGTCGTGGGCGCAGGCATGCGCGGCACCGAGGCGGGCCTCTTCGCGACGGCGATCGTCGTCGCCCTGTTCGTGCCCTTGCGGGATCGGCTGCGCGAGAGCATCGACCGCCGGTTCTTCCGCCAGGCCTACGATTCGCAGCGCATCATCGAGGAGGTGTCCACGTCGCTCATTTCGCTCCTGGAGCTCGAACCCATCACGACCCGGGTCTTGAAGGCCGCCCAGGAGGCGCTCCACGCCTCGGGTGCCACGCTCTACCTCAGGCAGCCGCGCGGCGACGCGTTCCGGCCGGCCGCCTGGGCGGGCGGGCCGCGGCCGGCCGACCTCGCCGCGAGCCACCCCATCGCGATCGAACTCGACCGCGGCGAACTGCTCAGCCGGCTGATCCTGCCGGTCCACAAGCGGCATCGGGTCTCGGACAAGCTGGAGGCCATCCAGGCCGAAGTGGCGGTCCCCCTGGCCGAGCAGGGCCGCACGATCGGCTTCCTCGCGCTCGGCCCCAATTTGAGCGAGAAGCCCTACAACGACACGGATCTCGGCCTCTTGATCACCCTGGCCAACCAGGCGGCCGTGGCGGTGAGCAACGCGCTGCGCCTGGAGCAGCTCGAGCGCGCTCGCGACTCCCTGGCCCGGAGCGAAAAGCTCGCTGCCCTGGGAAAGCTCGCGGCGGGTGTCGCGCACGAGCTGAACACCCCGCTGGGGGTGATCCGCGGCCAGCTCCAGCTAATCGGGAAGAATTTCCCGACCGAGGACTTCCAGCGCATCGACCGGCAACTGGACAAGATGGAGAGGATCGTCAGGGATCTCCTCGATTTCGGCCGCCCCGCTCCGCCGCGCTTCGAGGCGGTCGATGCCCGGCAGGTGGTCGACCGCGTCATCTCGTTGCTGCGCGTCGGCGATTCCAGGCTCAAGCGGATGTACATCCGCAACGACATCGAATCCTCCTGCCCCCGGCTCCGGGCCGATCCATCGCGGCTCGAGCAGATCTTCATGAACCTCATCGTCAACGCCGCCCACGCGACGTCCGAGACCGACGATCCCGAGGTGACGATCTCGGCCGAGGAACGCGACGACATGGTCGTCATCACGGTCGAAGACAACGGCTGCGGCATCGCGCCCGAAGACATTCGCCGCATCTTCGATCCGTTCTTCACGACCCGCGGCGTGGGCGAGGGGACGGGCCTGGGCCTGTCGGTCACCTTTGGCCTGGTCGAGGAGCATGGCGGCTGGATCGAGGCCCAGAGCAGGCGCGGCGAGGGAACGCGCATGCAGGTGGCTCTGCCCGTCGCCGGCCTCGCCGCGACCGCCCGGGCGGGGGACTGA
- a CDS encoding response regulator transcription factor, protein MRAAVLLVDDDEDMLAVLARWCQGDGFDVECAKDGYEALYKLRGRQFDLVVTDLEMPGLHGLKLIEMLKTYDADIQIVVLTGQGTLQAAVEALREGKAFDFLRKPLKDLAVLSNSLSRALERRRTTARKKRPEPRDLEDLPDFTERERAIAKLLAEGMHPDEIADELALGKGTVRNSLSIIYQRLDVKNRAEAVVALRMYRLG, encoded by the coding sequence ATGCGTGCCGCGGTCCTGCTCGTCGACGACGACGAGGACATGCTGGCCGTCCTGGCGCGCTGGTGCCAGGGCGACGGCTTCGACGTCGAGTGCGCCAAGGATGGCTACGAAGCGCTCTACAAGCTGCGAGGACGCCAGTTCGACCTGGTAGTGACCGATCTGGAGATGCCCGGGTTGCACGGCCTCAAGCTCATCGAAATGCTCAAGACCTACGACGCCGACATCCAGATCGTGGTCCTCACCGGGCAGGGCACATTGCAGGCGGCCGTGGAGGCGCTTCGCGAAGGCAAGGCCTTCGATTTCCTGCGCAAGCCGCTCAAGGATCTGGCCGTCCTCTCGAACTCGCTATCGAGGGCGCTGGAGCGGCGGCGAACCACGGCCCGAAAGAAAAGGCCGGAACCCCGGGACCTGGAAGACCTCCCGGACTTCACGGAGCGCGAGCGCGCCATCGCGAAGCTTCTCGCGGAGGGCATGCACCCCGACGAGATCGCCGACGAGCTGGCCCTCGGCAAGGGAACGGTGCGCAACAGCCTGTCGATCATCTACCAGCGCCTCGACGTCAAGAATCGCGCCGAGGCGGTGGTGGCGCTGCGCATGTACCGCCTGGGTTGA